The sequence CATGTCGAGTATGTCGTTGATGACGCCGAGCAGATATTTGCCGCTGCTGTTGATATCGGTGGCGTACTCCTCGTAGCGCTCCGACCCCAGCGGGCCGAACAGCCCTTGTTCCATCAGTTCAGAGAAGCCGATGATGGCGTTCAGCGGCGTGCGCAATTCATGCGACATGTTGGCCAGGAATTCGGATTTGGCCCGGTTCGCCGCTTCGGCGCGCTCGGTTTCCTTCATGTATTTGCGGTTGAGGTCAACCAACTCACTGGAGCGTTCCTCTTCGGAACGCCTGGCGAGGCTGAGATCATGGATCGTGGCCATCAGCCTGCGTTCGCTGTCGACCAGCTTTTCCTGATGCAGCTTGATCTGGGTGATGTCGGAGCCGACGGAGACGATGCCGCCATCCCGGGTCCGGAGTTCATTGACCTGCAGCCAGCGGCCGTCGGCCAGCTGCCGCTCGAAGGTGGCGCCGCCTTGCGGACCATTGGTATTGGCAAGCCGGCGCTCGGAAGCAAAGGCCAGCATCCGTTCTTCCAGCGAAGCGCGCGTCACGCCCGGCATCACGTCGCGATCCGAGAGCCCGTTGTCCTGCTGGTATTTGGAGTTGCACATGATCAGGCGCTGCGCCGAATCCCACAGCACGAAGGATTCATTGATGTTCTCGATCGCGGTCCTCAGCCGCAGATCGGCCGCTTCCGAGCGCAGCGCCAGATGGCGCTGCTCGGTGACGTCGACGGCGATGCCGATCAGCTGGATCTCCGGCGCCTCCGGATCCATGACTTGTGCACGCGCGCGCATCCACACCCATTGGCCGTCGGCATGCCGCATCCGAAACACCTGGTCGATATGGTCGATCTCGCGGGCGACAATTCTGTTGGCGAGCTCGAACAGGTCGCCGTCCTCGGGATGGATGATCTCGTCGACCTCGCCGAAGGACAGCATCGTCTCGCAGGGCTCGTAGCCCAGCATGTCGTACATCGAGCACGACCAATACATCTTGCCGCGCACCATGTCCCAGTCCCACAGGCCGCAGCGGCCGCGCACCAGCGCCATGTCGATGCGCTGATGCGCTTCGAGATAGATGCGGTCGGCGGCCTGCGCGCGTGCCGCTTGCCCGAAATAGGCGTAGAGGATGATGATCAGCACGCCGGCTGTCAGCACGAACAGGGTGACGTTGAGCGAGACGGTCTTGCGCCATGTGTCGAAGACCGCTTGCTGCGGCACCAGGGCCGCCGCCGCTCCCTTCCGATCCTTGGCCACGCTGACCGCCGCATACCAGTCCTGCCCGCCAATGCTGACCTCCATGACGCCGGCGCGGTCGCCGAACATGAACAGCGGCTGGCCGCCCTCGACGAGGCCGTCGAGCGAATGGCCTTGCCATGGCATCGAGCGCGGCGTCACCGCGGTGATCTTGAAGGCGTTGTCGGTGATGACGAGCACGTGGCTGCGGCCCATCGCGCCCTGGCGGCTGGTGGTCTCCAGCAGATCCTGGACGGCGCCGGGCACGGTGTCCGAGGTGGTGGCCAGCGAACTGGCCAGCTGACCCGCCGCCAGCGTCAGGATCGCCTTGGCATCGCGCTCGACGTCGTCGCGTTCGTTCATCAGTGACAGCACGCGCAGCGCCGCGATGACGAGCAGGAAGATGATGATGAGGGCCGGTATCGACCGGCGCAGCAGCGGCTCGGCGGCCAGAAGCCGCTTATAGGCCGGTTCGGCAATGAGCCGCGTATTCCCGGCAAGGCCGTCGCTGCGCGTCCCGCGACGCGCAAAAGCCATCCCACCGGGCGCGCCCCACGCGTCCGCCTTCGCCATAAATGGCACTCCCCGAATTTGCCTATGCTGCTTGGTGATCCGGCAAAACGCCGCACATCCGAATCGTCAGTAAAGAATCAAAGGTGATTCGCCTTGTCCAGTGGTCCGACGAAAAAAGATTAAAAATCGACTAAAATAATCGGTTTTGGAGGTGCGGCGGCCTCGGGCCTTCTCCCCGCACGGGAGAAGGCAAGGGGTGCCTAGGCCAACGTCCGCTCCACAATATCGCGCAGATCCGCCGACAGGTTTTCGGCATTGGCGATCGAAAGCAGGGCTTCCCGGGCCTTGGCCTGCCGGCCCGGTTCGAGCGAACGCCATGATCTCAGCGCCGTCGCCAGCCTTGCCGCCACTTGCGGATTGCGCTTTTCGACCTCGAGCACAGTTTGCGCGAAGAACCGGTAGCCTTCGCCGTCGGCGCGGTGGAAGCCGGTCTGGTTAGCGCTGGAGAATGTGCCGATCAGCGAGCGCACCCGGTTCGGATTAGCCATCGAGAAGGCCGCATGAGCGGATAGCGCCCGAACCGTGTCTATCGCCTGCGGCCCCGGCACGCTGGCCTGGATCTGGAACCATTTGTCCATGACCAGCGGGTCGGATGCATAGGTCTTTTCGAACGCCGCCAGCGCTTGGTTTGCCTCCGGCGAACCATGGTGGCGATATGCAAGCACGGCAAGGGCGGCGGCGCGGTCGGTCATGTTGGTCGCCGATTGGAAATGCCCGGCGGCCAGTGCGGCTCCGCCCGGCAGCAGCGAGAGATAGTCCAGCAAAGTGTTGCGCAGGGCGCGCCGTCCTGCGCTTGCCGCGTCGGGGCTGAAGGCGGTCTTGTCGGCAAGCCTGTGGTAGAGGCTGGAAAATGCCTCGGCATTGGCCGTGGCGATCGCCAGCGCAAGGGCCTGCCGGGCTGCGTGGATGGCGTCGGGATCGATATTCTTGCCGATGTCGCGGGCGATGTCGGCGTCGCCCGGCAGTGCCAGCGCCAGCGCCCGGTAGGCTGGCTCCAGCGTCTCATCGACGGCGATGCTGCCGGCAAGCTCGGTCAGCCGGGTCGCGAAGACCGGGTGCTTGCCGCCAAGGATCTCGCGGAAGGCTGCGATCAGCGCATCGGTGAGCAGCGTGTTGAAGGCTTGCCAGCGCGAGAAGGCGTCGCTGTCATGGCGGGCGAGGAAGAACTGGTCGTCGGCCTTCTGTTCGACCGATAGCGTCACCGGCGCCGAAAAGCCGCGGTTGAGTGACACGGCGGGACGTTCGGCAACGCCCGAGAAACGCACCATATGGCGGCGCTTGCGGAGATGGATGACGCCATCCTCGACGCTGGCGCCCTCGACGCCGCTATAGGCGACAGGCCTGCCGCCAGCGCCGATCAGGCCGAAGGTGAGCGGAATATGCATCAGCCGCTTGCGGCTTTCGGAGGGGGTCGGCGGCACCGACTGCTCGATCTCGAGCGTGAATTCCTGCGCGGCCGCATTGTGCGTCGAACTGACCGTCAGATTGGGCGTGCCCGCCTGATGATACCAAAGCGCGAACTGCGATAGGTCGCGGCCCGAGGCGTCCTCGAACACCTTGATGAAATCCTCGATCGTCGCCGCGTCGCCGTCGTGCCGCTCGAAATAAAGGTCCATGCCGGCGCGAAAGGCCTTAGCCCCGAGGATGGTGCGGATCATGCGCACCACTTCCGAGCCTTTTTCGTAGACCGTCGCCGTGTAGAAATTGTTGATCTCGCGGTAGCGGCGCGGCCGCACCGGATGCGCCAGCGGACCCTGGTCCTCGGGAAACTGATGCGCGCGCAGCAGGCGTACCTCGGCGATGCGCTTGACCGGCCGGGAGCGCTGGTCGGCGGAGAATTCGTGGTCGCGGAAGACCGTCAGCCCTTCCTTCAGGCAAAGCTGGAACCAGTCGCGGCAAGTGATTCTGTTGCCTGTCCAATTGTGGAAATACTCATGCGCGATGATCGCCTCGATATTGGCGAAATCGGCGTCCGTTGCCGTCTCCTGGTCGGCTAGCACATATTTGTCGTTGAAGATGTTGAGGCCCTTGTTCTCCATCGCGCCCATGTTGAAGTCGGACACGGCGACGATGTTGAAGACGTCGAGGTCGTATTCGCGACCAAACGCCTCCTCGTCCCATTGCATCGACCTTTTCAGTGCGTCCATGGCGTAGCCGGCCAGCTTCTCCTTGCCGCGCTCGACATAGATGCCGAGTTCGACCTTGCGGCCGGATACGGTGACGAAACTGTCGGCGACCTGGCCGAGATTGCCGGCGACCAGCGCGAACAGGTAGGACGGCTTGGGGAAGGGGTCGTGCCAGATGGCATAGTGCCAGCCGTCGCCGAGATCGCCACTGTCTCCCGGATTGCCGTTGGACAGCAGCAGCGGCGCCTCGTCGCACAACGCCTCGATGCGCACGGTGTAGACGGACAGGATATCGGGCCGATCGAGGAAATAGGTGATGCGGCGAAAGCCCTCGGCCTCGCATTGCGTGCAATAGACGTTGTTCGAGCGGTAGAGCCCCATCAGGGCCTCGTTGCCGGCCGGCGCCAGTTCGGTCTCGATCAGCAGTTGGAAACGGCGCGCGGCAGGCGGCTTGAGAAGGGTGAGCTGGTCAGGGGTTACCAGCAGGTCCGCGGGTTTTGCCTTCTTGCCGTCGATCTCGATGCGCTTGAGCGTCAGCCCGTCGCCGTCGAGCACCAAGGGCGCCAACGCGGATACGCCGTCGCGGCGTTCGATCGTCAATGTTGCGGTGACGATTGTGGCCTCGGGCGAAAGGCGGAAGGTGAGGTTGACCTGCGGAATGAGATAATCGTTGGGGCGATAGTCTTCGAGCTTGAAGACCTGGCCGGTGTCCGTGCGCATTCCCTGGGTTTTCCTGTTCGATTGCGTTGGAAGCGGACGTTCCCGCTGGTCCAAGAATTTTGAAGTCCGCGCTCTTTACACGAAACAGCCCCTCGACAAAACTCGGCCGATGCCTATTTCAGGCGTTCCTTCTCCACACCCTCACGAGGCAGCCATGACCGTCGTCACACCGAAATTCGGCATGGGCGCTTCCGTGCTGCGGCGCGAGGATGCGGCCTTCATCCAGGGGCTGGGCCGCTATACCGATGATATCCAGCCGGCCGGCGTCCTGCACGGCTATGTCCTGCGCTCGCCGGTCGCCAAGGCGAGCTTCAGCATCGGCTCGACGGAGGCGGCGACGGCGGCACCCGGCGTCCATCTCGTTCTGACCGGCAAGGACCTCACCCATCTCGGCGATCTCAAGTCCGGCGTCATGCAGGCGCAGCCGGATGGCACCAAGGCGCCGACGCGCGACATCCCGATCCTGTGTCGGGACCGCGTCAACTATGTTGGCGACGCCGTGGCCTTCGTCGTCGCCGACAGCCGCGCTCTGGCGCAGGATGCCGCCGAACTGATCGATGTCGACTATGACGGTGAGGATGCCGCCTCCGGCACGGCGACGGCACTTGCCGAAGGCACACCGCTGGTCTGGCCGGAACTCGGCTCCAACCGCGCTTTCACCTACCATATGGGCGACAGGAAAAAGACGGACGCCGCTTTCGCCAGGGCCGCTCACGTCAGCCGCATCGAATTCGTCAACAACCGGCTGGTCTGCAATTACATGGAGCCGCGCTCGGCGATCGGCGAATGGAATGTCGGGGAAAACCGCTTCGTGCTGACCACGGG is a genomic window of Mesorhizobium huakuii containing:
- a CDS encoding PAS domain-containing sensor histidine kinase, with protein sequence MAKADAWGAPGGMAFARRGTRSDGLAGNTRLIAEPAYKRLLAAEPLLRRSIPALIIIFLLVIAALRVLSLMNERDDVERDAKAILTLAAGQLASSLATTSDTVPGAVQDLLETTSRQGAMGRSHVLVITDNAFKITAVTPRSMPWQGHSLDGLVEGGQPLFMFGDRAGVMEVSIGGQDWYAAVSVAKDRKGAAAALVPQQAVFDTWRKTVSLNVTLFVLTAGVLIIILYAYFGQAARAQAADRIYLEAHQRIDMALVRGRCGLWDWDMVRGKMYWSCSMYDMLGYEPCETMLSFGEVDEIIHPEDGDLFELANRIVAREIDHIDQVFRMRHADGQWVWMRARAQVMDPEAPEIQLIGIAVDVTEQRHLALRSEAADLRLRTAIENINESFVLWDSAQRLIMCNSKYQQDNGLSDRDVMPGVTRASLEERMLAFASERRLANTNGPQGGATFERQLADGRWLQVNELRTRDGGIVSVGSDITQIKLHQEKLVDSERRLMATIHDLSLARRSEEERSSELVDLNRKYMKETERAEAANRAKSEFLANMSHELRTPLNAIIGFSELMEQGLFGPLGSERYEEYATDINSSGKYLLGVINDILDMSKIEAGQFSLDREQIDLGPLISETVRVVSLQAAQKAITVETRIADALTLFADRRAIKQIVINLLSNAVKFTGQGGHISVRARNTSGALVLTIEDNGCGIPKAALGKLGRPFEQVQNQFSKNHAGSGLGLAISRSLAELQGGALKIRSTEGVGTIVSVRIPVKKAPPAVKAAA
- the pepN gene encoding aminopeptidase N, producing MRTDTGQVFKLEDYRPNDYLIPQVNLTFRLSPEATIVTATLTIERRDGVSALAPLVLDGDGLTLKRIEIDGKKAKPADLLVTPDQLTLLKPPAARRFQLLIETELAPAGNEALMGLYRSNNVYCTQCEAEGFRRITYFLDRPDILSVYTVRIEALCDEAPLLLSNGNPGDSGDLGDGWHYAIWHDPFPKPSYLFALVAGNLGQVADSFVTVSGRKVELGIYVERGKEKLAGYAMDALKRSMQWDEEAFGREYDLDVFNIVAVSDFNMGAMENKGLNIFNDKYVLADQETATDADFANIEAIIAHEYFHNWTGNRITCRDWFQLCLKEGLTVFRDHEFSADQRSRPVKRIAEVRLLRAHQFPEDQGPLAHPVRPRRYREINNFYTATVYEKGSEVVRMIRTILGAKAFRAGMDLYFERHDGDAATIEDFIKVFEDASGRDLSQFALWYHQAGTPNLTVSSTHNAAAQEFTLEIEQSVPPTPSESRKRLMHIPLTFGLIGAGGRPVAYSGVEGASVEDGVIHLRKRRHMVRFSGVAERPAVSLNRGFSAPVTLSVEQKADDQFFLARHDSDAFSRWQAFNTLLTDALIAAFREILGGKHPVFATRLTELAGSIAVDETLEPAYRALALALPGDADIARDIGKNIDPDAIHAARQALALAIATANAEAFSSLYHRLADKTAFSPDAASAGRRALRNTLLDYLSLLPGGAALAAGHFQSATNMTDRAAALAVLAYRHHGSPEANQALAAFEKTYASDPLVMDKWFQIQASVPGPQAIDTVRALSAHAAFSMANPNRVRSLIGTFSSANQTGFHRADGEGYRFFAQTVLEVEKRNPQVAARLATALRSWRSLEPGRQAKAREALLSIANAENLSADLRDIVERTLA